A region of Ursus arctos isolate Adak ecotype North America unplaced genomic scaffold, UrsArc2.0 scaffold_31, whole genome shotgun sequence DNA encodes the following proteins:
- the LEMD2 gene encoding LEM domain-containing protein 2 isoform X2: MAGLSDLELRRELQALGFQPGPITDTTRDVYRNKLRRLRGEARLRGEERLREEARLRGEERLREEARLREEAPLRARPAAASLRAEPWVSPSASGSAYATSGAYGDVGASAASWSGSRGLAYSARPAPLRRRASVRGSSEEDEDARPLDRAAPGHGVRRWWASTSTPTPARPPSALLGADPRPGLRATRTGPAGAARGRPEAGRRLERCLSRLLFWASLGLLLVFLGILWVKMGKPSAPQEAEDNMKLLPVDCASKTDKFCQAKQKAALLELLHELYNFLAIQAGNFECGNPEKLKSKCIPVMEAQEYLANVTGNSSAKFEAALTWILSSNKDVGIWLKGEDPSELVTTVDKVVCLESARPRMGVGCRLSRALFTAITNLLIFFWCLAFLWGLLILLKYRWRKLEEEEQAMYEMVKKIIDVVQDHYVDWEQDMERYPYVGILHVRDTLIPPQSR, encoded by the exons ATGGCCGGCCTGTCGGACCTGGAGCTGCGGCGGGAGCTACAGGCCCTGGGCTTCCAGCCAGGACCCATCACCGACACCACCCGGGACGTCTACCGCAACAAGCTGCGCCGCCTGCGGGGCGAGGCCCGGCTGCGCGGCGAGGAGCGGCTGCGGGAGGAGGCCCGGCTGCGCGGCGAGGAGCGGCTGCGGGAGGAGGCCCGGCTGCGCGAGGAGGCGCCGCTGCGAGCCCGGCCCGCCGCGGCCTCCCTGCGAGCGGAGCCCTGGGTCTCCCCGTCGGCCTCGGGCTCGGCCTACGCGACCTCCGGGGCCTACGGCGATGTCGGGGCCTCCGCGGCTTCCTGGTCCGGGAGCCGCGGCCTCGCCTACTCCGCCCGCCCTGCGCCGCTCAGGCGTCGCGCCTCGGTCCGGGGCAGCTCCGAGGAGGACGAGGACGCCCGGCCTCTCGACAGGGCCGCGCCGGGCCACGGAGTCCGTCGCTGGTGGGCCTCGACCTCGACCCCGACCCCGGCACGGCCGCCCTCCGCCCTCCTCGGCGCCGACCCGCGCCCGGGCCTGCGGGCGACGCGAACTGGCCCGGCCGGCGCGGCGCGGGGCCGGCCCGAGGCGGGGCGGCGGCTGGAGCGCTGCCTGTCCCGGCTCCTGTTCTGGGCCAGCCTGGGGCTGCTGCTCGTCTTCCTGGGCATCCTCTGGGTGAAGATGGGCAAGCCCTCGGCGCCGCAGGAGGCGGAGGACAACA TGAAGTTATTGCCAGTGGACTGTGCAAGCAAAACAGATAAG TTCTGTCAGGCCAAGCAGAAGGCGGCCTTGCTGGAGCTGCTGCACGAGCTGTACAACTTCCTGGCCATCCAAGCCG GTAATTTTGAATGTGGAAATCCAGAGAAGCTAAAAAGCAAATGCATTCCTGTAATGGAAGCCCAGGAATACCTAGCA AATGTGACTGGCAACTCGTCCGCCAAGTTCGAAGCGGCGCTGACCTGGATACTGAGCAGTAACAAGGACGTGGGCATCTG GTTGAAAGGGGAAGACCCGTCGGAATTGGTAACGACTGTGGACAAAGTGGTCTGCCTGGAGTCCGCCCGCCCGCGCATGGGTGTGGGCTGCCGCCTGAGCCGCGCCCTGTTCACCGCCATCACCAACCTGCTCATCTTCTTCTGGT GTTTGGCCTTTCTGTGGGGGCTCCTCATCCTCCTGAAATACCGGTGGCGGAAGCTGGAAGAAGAGGAACAAGCCATGTATGAGATGGTGAAGAAGATTATAG ACGTGGTCCAGGACCATTACGTGGACTGGGAGCAGGACATGGAGCGCTACCCGTACGTGGGCATCCTGCACGTGCGCGACACCCTGATCCCTCCACAGAGCCG ATAA
- the LEMD2 gene encoding LEM domain-containing protein 2 isoform X1, whose amino-acid sequence MAGLSDLELRRELQALGFQPGPITDTTRDVYRNKLRRLRGEARLRGEERLREEARLRGEERLREEARLREEAPLRARPAAASLRAEPWVSPSASGSAYATSGAYGDVGASAASWSGSRGLAYSARPAPLRRRASVRGSSEEDEDARPLDRAAPGHGVRRWWASTSTPTPARPPSALLGADPRPGLRATRTGPAGAARGRPEAGRRLERCLSRLLFWASLGLLLVFLGILWVKMGKPSAPQEAEDNMKLLPVDCASKTDKFCQAKQKAALLELLHELYNFLAIQAGNFECGNPEKLKSKCIPVMEAQEYLANVTGNSSAKFEAALTWILSSNKDVGIWLKGEDPSELVTTVDKVVCLESARPRMGVGCRLSRALFTAITNLLIFFWCLAFLWGLLILLKYRWRKLEEEEQAMYEMVKKIIDVVQDHYVDWEQDMERYPYVGILHVRDTLIPPQSRRRMKRVWDRAVEFLASNESRIQTESHRVAGEDMLVWRWTKPSSFSDSER is encoded by the exons ATGGCCGGCCTGTCGGACCTGGAGCTGCGGCGGGAGCTACAGGCCCTGGGCTTCCAGCCAGGACCCATCACCGACACCACCCGGGACGTCTACCGCAACAAGCTGCGCCGCCTGCGGGGCGAGGCCCGGCTGCGCGGCGAGGAGCGGCTGCGGGAGGAGGCCCGGCTGCGCGGCGAGGAGCGGCTGCGGGAGGAGGCCCGGCTGCGCGAGGAGGCGCCGCTGCGAGCCCGGCCCGCCGCGGCCTCCCTGCGAGCGGAGCCCTGGGTCTCCCCGTCGGCCTCGGGCTCGGCCTACGCGACCTCCGGGGCCTACGGCGATGTCGGGGCCTCCGCGGCTTCCTGGTCCGGGAGCCGCGGCCTCGCCTACTCCGCCCGCCCTGCGCCGCTCAGGCGTCGCGCCTCGGTCCGGGGCAGCTCCGAGGAGGACGAGGACGCCCGGCCTCTCGACAGGGCCGCGCCGGGCCACGGAGTCCGTCGCTGGTGGGCCTCGACCTCGACCCCGACCCCGGCACGGCCGCCCTCCGCCCTCCTCGGCGCCGACCCGCGCCCGGGCCTGCGGGCGACGCGAACTGGCCCGGCCGGCGCGGCGCGGGGCCGGCCCGAGGCGGGGCGGCGGCTGGAGCGCTGCCTGTCCCGGCTCCTGTTCTGGGCCAGCCTGGGGCTGCTGCTCGTCTTCCTGGGCATCCTCTGGGTGAAGATGGGCAAGCCCTCGGCGCCGCAGGAGGCGGAGGACAACA TGAAGTTATTGCCAGTGGACTGTGCAAGCAAAACAGATAAG TTCTGTCAGGCCAAGCAGAAGGCGGCCTTGCTGGAGCTGCTGCACGAGCTGTACAACTTCCTGGCCATCCAAGCCG GTAATTTTGAATGTGGAAATCCAGAGAAGCTAAAAAGCAAATGCATTCCTGTAATGGAAGCCCAGGAATACCTAGCA AATGTGACTGGCAACTCGTCCGCCAAGTTCGAAGCGGCGCTGACCTGGATACTGAGCAGTAACAAGGACGTGGGCATCTG GTTGAAAGGGGAAGACCCGTCGGAATTGGTAACGACTGTGGACAAAGTGGTCTGCCTGGAGTCCGCCCGCCCGCGCATGGGTGTGGGCTGCCGCCTGAGCCGCGCCCTGTTCACCGCCATCACCAACCTGCTCATCTTCTTCTGGT GTTTGGCCTTTCTGTGGGGGCTCCTCATCCTCCTGAAATACCGGTGGCGGAAGCTGGAAGAAGAGGAACAAGCCATGTATGAGATGGTGAAGAAGATTATAG ACGTGGTCCAGGACCATTACGTGGACTGGGAGCAGGACATGGAGCGCTACCCGTACGTGGGCATCCTGCACGTGCGCGACACCCTGATCCCTCCACAGAGCCG GAGGCGCATGAAGCGGGTCTGGGACCGGGCTGTAGAGTTCCTGGCATCCAACGAATCCCGGATCCAGACAGAGTCCCACCGTGTGGCTGGAGAAGATATGCTGGTGTGGAGATGGACTAAGCCCTCTTCCTTCTCCGACTCCGAGCGATAA
- the MLN gene encoding promotilin, with protein sequence MVSRKAVAALLLVHVAAMLASQTEAFVPIFTHSELQKIREKERNRSQKKSLALQKRSEEVGPLDPVEPTEEEENQVIKLTAPVEIGMKMNSRQLEKYRAALEGLLSEALLSTQNDE encoded by the exons ATGGTGTCCCGAAAGGCTGTGGCTGCTCTGCTGCTGGTGCACGTGGCTGCCATGCTGGCCTCCCAGACAGAAGCCTTCGTCCCCATCTTCACCCACAGCGAGCTCCAGAAGATTCGG GAAAAGGAGCGCAACAGAAGTCAAAAGAAGTCCCTGGCTTTACAGAAGAGGTCTGAGGAAGTGGGGCCTCTGGATCCTGTGGAGCccacagaggaagaagaaaaccaagtTATCAAG CTGACTGCTCCTGTGGAAATTGGAATGAAGATGAACTCCAGGCAGCTGGAAAAGTACCGGGCCGCCCTGGAAGGGCTGCTGAGTGAGGCGCTGCTGTCCACCCAGAACG ACGAGTGA